The proteins below come from a single Aegilops tauschii subsp. strangulata cultivar AL8/78 chromosome 6, Aet v6.0, whole genome shotgun sequence genomic window:
- the LOC141026014 gene encoding uncharacterized protein, with protein MSGEVWILTNIYGPCQGEARERFLDWFKHIYMPDDMQWIIMGDFNYIRYPSNMSRSGGNFSDMLRFNEAINALALVEIPLKGRSFTWTNMQTAPLLEKLDWVFTFEAWTSQYPHTVVLPLAKPVSDHIPCLIQIGTHIPKANTFRFENYWLQIQGFEDIVKQNWESTLHIQDSANRITAKFKRLRKSLKIWARSISQLSSTIRATNEVILFFHTIEDFRTLTDVESNGRNFLKQHLMHLLQLQKIYWQQRATIRWVKFGEANSQYFKAKATIKCRVNHIDCLHDELGNSFKDHSSKANILHHAFKKRLNTSVPTFNPLNLESLLHTDVDFSMLEIPFSEEEIDNVIKELPPDKAPGPDGFNTNFVKHCCDIIASDFYALIEDFYHGRISLQSIKSSFITLIPKRMLQ; from the coding sequence ATGTCTGGAGAGGTGTGGATTCTCACCAACATATATGGTCCCTGCCAAGGAGAGGCAAGAGAAAGGTTTTTAGACTGGTTTAAGCACATTTACATGCCTGATGACATGCAATGGATTATCATGGGGGACTTCAATTACATCAGGTACCCTAGCAACATGAGCAGATCTGGTGGCAACTTCTCTGATATGCTGAGATTCAATGAGGCTATTAATGCCCTTGCTTTGGTGGAAATTCCTCTGAAAGGGAGGAGCTTCACTTGGACTAACATGCAAACTGCCCCTCTTCTGGAAAAACTGGATTGGGTTTTTACATTTGAGGCCTGGACTTCCCAATATCCACACACTGTTGTTCTTCCTTTGGCTAAACCAGTATCAGATCATATCCCTTGCTTAATTCAGATTGGCACTCATATTCCCAAGGCAAATACCTTCAGATTTGAGAATTATTGGTTGCAAATTCAGGGATTCGAAGACATAGTCAAGCAAAATTGGGAGAGTACTCTGCATATTCAAGACAGTGCAAATAGAATTACAGCCAAATTCAAGAGACTTAGAAAATCTCTGAAGATTTGGGCAAGAAGCATCTCTCAGTTGAGCAGCACAATCAGGGCAACCAATGAGGTAATTTTGTTCTTTCACACAATTGAAGATTTCAGGACTCTGACTGATGTTGAAAGCAATGGAAGGAATTTTCTAAAGCAACATCTCATGCATCTGCTACAACTTCAAAAAATTTACTGGCAGCAGAGGGCCACTATTCGGTGGGTAAAGTTTGGGGAGGCTAATTCTCAGTATTTTAAAGCCAAGGCCACAATTAAATGCAGAGTGAATCATATTGATTGCCTTCACGATGAGTTGGGGAATTCTTTCAAAGATCATAGCTCTAAAGCAAATATTCTCCATCATGCTTTCAAGAAGAGGCTGAACACTTCTGTCCCAACTTTCAATCCTCTAAATTTAGAGAGTTTACTTCATACAGATGTGGATTTTTCCATGCTGGAAATTCCTTTTTCTGAAGAAGAGATTGATAATGTAATCAAAGAGCTCCCTCCTGACAAAGCTCCTGGGCCAGATGGCTTCAACACCAACTTTGTGAAGCATTGCTGTGATATTATTGCTTCAGATTTCTATGCATTGATTGAGGACTTCTATCATGGCAGAATTAGCTTGCAGAGCATCAAATCTTCATTCATCACTCTCATACCAAAAAGGATGCTCCAATGA